A genomic window from Leptolyngbya sp. BL0902 includes:
- a CDS encoding tetratricopeptide repeat protein — MNLRPLSLCLLITTLLAGASPGLASNLNQQLDIQPRNATQGAARDVADQWAQLGHQQATEGDLAQATQSWTEAVAIYALLGDTQAQAQIYSALGNAFVALGQFSEAERAFQRRVGTARVNNDALGVVFGLNNLGSLHLSLGRLETAQTYFEEALTVAQPTRDANAIGLSLSNLGLVALRREQWEQAIALLEPATNYRLLGGDNLGEANSSNHLGEAYLAVGRESNAIGAFRVGLRLGAEAADRATQLRAIDGLLTLYFGREDFATAKPFLDRRAALTLNTPNPDAQAALTLRWLGDYYRATGATDNARTAYTQGLTIARSLSLKSLEAEFSNRLLRR, encoded by the coding sequence ATGAACCTTCGGCCTTTGAGCCTATGCCTTCTGATTACAACCCTGCTGGCGGGGGCTAGCCCTGGGCTGGCCTCCAACCTCAACCAACAGTTGGATATTCAGCCCCGCAACGCTACTCAGGGCGCAGCCCGCGATGTGGCCGACCAGTGGGCACAGTTGGGCCATCAACAGGCCACCGAGGGAGACCTGGCCCAGGCTACCCAATCCTGGACTGAGGCCGTCGCCATCTATGCCCTGCTGGGCGACACCCAGGCCCAAGCCCAGATCTACAGTGCCCTGGGCAATGCCTTTGTGGCCCTAGGACAATTTTCGGAGGCCGAGCGCGCCTTTCAGCGCCGGGTTGGCACCGCCCGCGTGAATAACGATGCCCTGGGGGTGGTATTTGGGCTGAACAACCTGGGTTCCCTGCACCTCAGCCTAGGTCGTTTGGAGACGGCCCAAACCTACTTTGAGGAAGCCCTGACCGTAGCCCAGCCCACCCGCGACGCCAACGCCATCGGCCTCTCCCTCAGCAATTTGGGCCTGGTGGCCCTGCGGCGCGAGCAGTGGGAACAGGCCATTGCCCTACTAGAACCTGCGACCAACTATCGCCTGTTGGGGGGCGACAATCTGGGCGAAGCCAATAGCTCCAATCACCTAGGGGAAGCCTACCTGGCCGTGGGCCGAGAGTCCAACGCCATTGGAGCCTTTCGGGTAGGGCTGCGGCTGGGGGCAGAGGCCGCAGACCGCGCCACCCAACTGCGAGCCATCGACGGCCTGCTCACCCTCTACTTTGGCCGCGAAGACTTTGCTACCGCCAAGCCCTTCCTCGACCGCCGTGCCGCCCTTACCCTCAACACCCCCAACCCCGATGCCCAAGCGGCCCTCACCCTGCGCTGGTTGGGAGACTATTACCGCGCCACCGGGGCCACAGACAACGCCAGAACGGCCTACACCCAAGGGCTAACCATTGCCCGTTCCCTCTCCCTCAAAAGTCTTGAGGCAGAATTTTCCAACCGTTTGCTCCGGCGCTAG
- a CDS encoding RNA polymerase sigma factor — translation MASAANIPYFPESDHRLVQSLQHLSDRELVSLFQRHPEAGRYFTAIFCRYSPMVYSLIRHSARSPVQADYLFALTWRHILHELTGLACPTAEATEDSQKPFTLQNWLINVTALCINQAVIPEVESIHYSLAQASPPFWCYLEQALDRLPPLERLVLVMALTFRWSEARIVAYLRAEGDQISAADVRQTLDQAYRRLEEALPEDIRIIYLNHQPPQESEVSGADALDDDLLEGVFDWPDAVAEALAPSLSAPARRE, via the coding sequence ATGGCCAGCGCAGCGAACATTCCCTACTTCCCCGAAAGCGATCATCGCCTGGTGCAGTCGCTCCAGCACCTGAGTGATCGGGAATTGGTGAGTCTTTTTCAGCGGCACCCCGAAGCTGGGCGCTACTTTACCGCTATCTTCTGTCGCTATAGCCCCATGGTCTATAGCCTGATTCGCCACTCGGCCCGGTCTCCGGTGCAAGCAGACTACCTGTTTGCCCTCACCTGGCGACACATTCTCCACGAACTGACGGGGCTGGCTTGCCCCACCGCCGAAGCCACGGAGGACAGCCAAAAGCCCTTTACGCTGCAAAACTGGTTGATTAACGTTACGGCCCTGTGCATTAACCAGGCCGTTATCCCAGAGGTAGAGTCGATTCACTATTCCTTGGCCCAGGCATCGCCGCCCTTCTGGTGCTACCTAGAGCAAGCCCTAGATCGGTTGCCGCCCCTAGAGCGTTTGGTGCTGGTGATGGCCCTCACCTTCCGCTGGAGTGAAGCGCGGATTGTGGCCTACCTGCGGGCGGAGGGCGACCAGATTTCCGCCGCCGATGTGCGCCAAACCCTTGACCAAGCCTATCGCCGCCTAGAGGAAGCCCTGCCCGAAGACATTCGGATTATCTACCTCAACCACCAGCCTCCCCAGGAGAGCGAGGTATCCGGGGCCGATGCCCTCGATGACGACCTGCTAGAGGGCGTCTTTGACTGGCCCGACGCGGTGGCCGAGGCGCTGGCTCCCTCGCTATCTGCCCCAGCCCGACGCGAGTGA
- a CDS encoding SirB1 family protein, whose translation MTHPTHLRELLAQELKKAPDQVNLAKAALYIAQEEYPDLDLAASLALLDQMAEALKRRLPETAYPLKIIRTINQFLFEELNFRGNSENYYDPRNSFFNDVLQRRVGIPITLSLVYLELAGRIGFPMAGVGMPGHFLIRPTVADMAIFVDPFHRGEVLFEQDCRDRFQQMFGDGAQLQPEHLNHISPTAFVVRMLTNLKMIYLQQRNVPKALDAINRILLIYPNAVGEWRDRGLIHYQQGHLDQACLDLERYLYESPDASDAYEIRRVLQQIEQVQDD comes from the coding sequence ATGACTCACCCGACCCACCTCCGCGAACTTTTAGCCCAGGAGCTGAAAAAAGCCCCTGACCAGGTGAACTTGGCGAAGGCAGCGCTCTACATCGCCCAGGAAGAGTACCCAGATCTAGACCTGGCAGCCTCCTTGGCTTTGCTCGATCAAATGGCGGAGGCGCTGAAACGTCGCCTACCGGAAACCGCCTACCCCCTCAAAATTATCCGCACCATCAACCAATTTTTGTTTGAGGAGCTAAACTTTCGCGGCAACAGTGAGAACTACTACGACCCCCGCAACAGCTTCTTCAACGATGTGCTCCAGCGCCGCGTGGGCATCCCCATCACCCTCTCTCTGGTGTATCTAGAACTGGCGGGGCGGATTGGCTTTCCCATGGCCGGGGTGGGGATGCCGGGGCATTTTTTGATTCGGCCCACGGTGGCAGACATGGCCATTTTTGTCGATCCCTTCCATCGGGGGGAGGTGTTGTTTGAGCAGGACTGTCGAGATCGGTTTCAACAGATGTTTGGCGATGGAGCCCAGCTCCAGCCCGAACACCTCAACCACATTTCGCCCACGGCCTTTGTGGTGCGGATGCTCACCAACCTCAAGATGATTTACCTCCAACAGCGCAACGTGCCCAAGGCACTGGATGCCATCAACCGCATTCTGCTGATCTACCCCAATGCCGTGGGGGAATGGCGAGATCGGGGCCTGATCCACTACCAGCAGGGCCACCTTGACCAAGCCTGCCTAGATTTAGAGCGCTATCTCTACGAAAGCCCCGACGCCAGCGACGCCTACGAAATCCGCCGCGTTCTCCAGCAAATTGAGCAGGTGCAGGACGACTAA